One genomic window of Streptomonospora nanhaiensis includes the following:
- the aroQ gene encoding type II 3-dehydroquinate dehydratase: MADSAATTVLLLNGPNLNLLGTRDPGQYGTATLADIERRVRDLGAELGVAVECAQSNHEGELVEHVHRARDLDGIVLNPGAFAHYSIALRDAIDAVDTPCVEVHISNVYAREPFRHTSVTAPVAAGYIAGCGPFGYELGLRAVLSRIEERRAERG; this comes from the coding sequence ATGGCCGACTCCGCCGCCACCACCGTGCTGCTGCTCAACGGTCCCAACCTCAACCTGCTGGGCACCCGCGATCCGGGCCAGTACGGCACGGCGACCCTGGCCGACATCGAGCGCCGGGTGCGCGACCTGGGCGCCGAACTGGGGGTCGCGGTGGAGTGCGCGCAGAGCAACCACGAGGGCGAACTGGTGGAGCACGTGCACCGGGCGCGCGACCTGGACGGGATCGTGCTCAACCCCGGGGCCTTCGCCCACTACAGCATCGCCCTGCGCGACGCGATCGACGCCGTGGACACCCCGTGCGTCGAGGTCCACATCTCCAATGTCTACGCGCGCGAGCCGTTCCGCCACACGTCGGTGACGGCCCCGGTGGCGGCGGGCTACATCGCCGGATGCGGCCCGTTCGGCTACGAACTGGGCCTGCGCGCGGTCCTGTCCCGCATCGAGGAGCGCCGCGCCGAGCGGGGGTGA
- the treY gene encoding malto-oligosyltrehalose synthase: protein MRAKAPTSTYRLQLGPALTLTRAAELVGYLHRLGVDTAYLSPILTAAPGSEHGYDVVDPTEVSPALGGDPARAALVERLRAHGMGVVVDIVPNHMSVAAPAANPWWWDVLRHGRDSAYARCFDIDWSQDVLQLPVLADDGDDGAAALAKLGIADGCLTYEDHRFPLAPGTHRAGDNPADVHARQHYRLVSWRRARTRLDYRRFFDITGLAGVRMEDPDVFTAGHAEILRWAERGELDGLRVDHPDGLADPGAYLRRLRERFPGWIVAEKILEPGEDLPASWPVAGTTGYDALREVCGVFVDPAGEPGLTALADSLGVPTDHAAAKAEGRRMAARELLRPEVVRIAALLDHPEPDRAEDAVAELLASFPAYRSYLPEGRAAWDTALAQARAARPDLADVLAALDARVRAEPEGEPALRVQQTSGMVMAKGTEDTAFYRATRMVALNEVGGDPARFGVPVAEFHAAQARRESAWPHTMTTLSTHDTKRSEDVRARLAVLSEIPEEFAAAVRRWRERRALPDPALDLLAWQTLVGTWPISADRLRDYLLKAAHEQKVRTSWLDPDPEFDAEVAAWPERVLSDDDLCADVAAFVGRVRAAGWSNALGQKLLQLVGPGVPDVYQGTELWDLSLVDPDNRRPVDFTLRECLLERLERGHVPEVDATGEAKLHVVRQALLLRRDGGRDLRGYLPLEPSGPAAAHAVAFARGPERDVAAVATRLPLGLARAGGWRDTVLPLPTGPGTWTDLLTGQVVAPERTDGFCAARLESLLARYPVALLVRRQPSG, encoded by the coding sequence GTGCGTGCCAAAGCCCCGACCTCCACCTACCGGCTCCAACTCGGTCCCGCCCTCACCCTCACCCGGGCCGCCGAACTCGTCGGCTACCTGCACCGCCTCGGCGTGGACACCGCCTACCTCTCGCCCATCCTCACCGCCGCCCCCGGCTCCGAGCACGGCTACGACGTGGTCGACCCCACCGAGGTCTCACCCGCCCTGGGCGGCGACCCCGCGCGCGCGGCACTGGTGGAGCGGCTGCGCGCGCACGGCATGGGCGTGGTGGTCGACATCGTGCCCAACCACATGTCGGTGGCCGCCCCGGCGGCCAACCCCTGGTGGTGGGACGTCCTGCGGCACGGCCGCGACTCCGCCTACGCGCGCTGCTTCGACATCGACTGGTCCCAGGACGTCCTCCAGCTCCCCGTCCTGGCCGACGACGGCGACGACGGCGCCGCCGCCCTGGCCAAGCTCGGGATCGCCGACGGCTGCCTCACCTACGAGGACCACCGGTTCCCGCTCGCCCCGGGCACCCACCGGGCCGGGGACAACCCCGCCGACGTGCACGCGCGCCAGCACTACCGGCTGGTGTCCTGGCGGCGCGCCCGCACCCGCCTGGACTACCGCCGCTTCTTCGACATCACCGGCCTGGCCGGGGTCCGCATGGAGGACCCCGACGTGTTCACCGCCGGCCACGCCGAGATCCTGCGCTGGGCCGAGCGCGGCGAACTCGACGGCCTGCGCGTGGACCACCCCGACGGCCTCGCCGACCCCGGCGCCTACCTGCGCCGCCTGCGCGAGCGCTTCCCCGGCTGGATCGTGGCCGAGAAGATCCTCGAACCCGGCGAGGACCTCCCCGCCTCCTGGCCCGTGGCCGGAACCACCGGCTACGACGCCCTGCGCGAGGTCTGCGGCGTGTTCGTGGACCCCGCCGGTGAGCCCGGCCTGACCGCGCTGGCCGACTCCCTGGGCGTGCCCACCGACCACGCCGCCGCCAAGGCCGAGGGGCGGCGCATGGCGGCGCGCGAACTGCTGCGCCCCGAGGTCGTGCGCATCGCCGCCCTGCTGGACCACCCCGAGCCCGACCGGGCCGAGGACGCCGTGGCCGAACTCCTGGCGTCCTTCCCCGCCTACCGCAGCTACCTGCCCGAGGGCCGGGCCGCCTGGGACACCGCCCTGGCCCAGGCGCGCGCCGCCCGCCCCGACCTGGCCGACGTGCTGGCCGCCCTCGACGCCCGCGTGCGCGCCGAGCCCGAGGGCGAGCCGGCGCTGCGCGTGCAGCAGACCAGCGGCATGGTCATGGCCAAGGGCACCGAGGACACCGCCTTCTACCGGGCCACCCGCATGGTCGCGCTCAACGAGGTCGGCGGCGACCCCGCGCGCTTCGGCGTGCCCGTGGCCGAGTTCCACGCCGCCCAGGCCCGCCGCGAGTCCGCCTGGCCCCACACCATGACCACGCTGTCCACCCACGACACCAAGCGCTCCGAGGACGTCCGCGCCCGCCTGGCCGTCCTCAGCGAGATCCCCGAGGAGTTCGCCGCCGCCGTGCGCCGCTGGCGCGAGCGCCGCGCCCTGCCCGACCCCGCCCTGGACCTGCTGGCCTGGCAGACCCTGGTGGGCACCTGGCCCATCAGCGCCGACCGCCTGCGCGACTACCTGCTCAAGGCCGCACACGAGCAGAAGGTCCGCACGTCCTGGCTCGACCCCGACCCGGAGTTCGACGCCGAGGTCGCCGCCTGGCCCGAACGCGTGCTCTCCGACGACGACCTGTGCGCCGACGTCGCGGCGTTCGTGGGGCGCGTGCGCGCGGCGGGGTGGAGCAACGCGCTCGGCCAGAAGCTGCTCCAGTTGGTGGGACCGGGGGTGCCCGACGTCTACCAGGGCACCGAGCTGTGGGACCTCTCGCTGGTCGACCCCGACAACCGCCGCCCCGTCGACTTCACGCTGCGCGAGTGCCTGCTGGAGCGCCTGGAGCGCGGCCACGTGCCCGAGGTCGACGCCACCGGCGAGGCCAAGCTGCACGTGGTGCGCCAGGCGCTGCTGCTGCGCCGCGACGGCGGCCGCGACCTGCGCGGCTACCTGCCGCTGGAGCCCAGCGGCCCGGCCGCCGCCCACGCCGTGGCGTTCGCGCGCGGCCCCGAGCGCGACGTGGCGGCCGTGGCCACCCGGCTGCCGCTGGGCCTGGCCCGCGCGGGGGGATGGCGCGACACCGTGCTGCCGCTGCCCACGGGCCCGGGCACCTGGACCGACCTGCTCACCGGGCAGGTCGTGGCCCCCGAGCGCACCGACGGCTTCTGCGCCGCCCGCCTGGAGTCGCTGCTCGCGCGCTACCCGGTGGCCCTGCTGGTGCGCCGGCAGCCCAGCGGGTGA
- a CDS encoding putative RNA methyltransferase: protein MPAPVLAALACPVCGAGLAAEGGGLACGAGHRFDVAKEGYAGLLTGHRPATTGDTKEMVRARQEFQEAGHYAPLAERLAALAARHAPADGIVADAGAGTGYYLRAVLDALPEAAGLALDVSKFALRRAARAHPRAGAAACDTWRGLPLRPASTALLLNVFAPRQPAEFHRVLAASGALVVVTPTARHLAELVTALDLVTVDARKEERLEEGLADHFSRAHREELEVVLRLAPDQARALVAMGPSARHLDAGGLDARLAALPDPVEVTASFALSVHRPR from the coding sequence ATGCCCGCGCCCGTGCTCGCCGCCCTGGCCTGCCCCGTCTGCGGCGCCGGACTGGCCGCCGAGGGCGGCGGACTCGCCTGCGGCGCCGGCCACCGCTTCGACGTCGCCAAGGAGGGCTACGCCGGCCTGCTGACCGGCCACCGCCCCGCCACCACCGGCGACACCAAGGAGATGGTGCGCGCCCGCCAGGAGTTCCAGGAGGCCGGGCACTACGCCCCGCTGGCGGAGCGGCTCGCCGCCCTGGCCGCCCGGCACGCCCCCGCCGACGGGATCGTCGCCGACGCGGGCGCGGGCACCGGCTACTACCTGCGCGCGGTCCTGGACGCCCTGCCCGAGGCCGCCGGCCTGGCCCTGGACGTCTCCAAGTTCGCGCTGCGCCGCGCCGCCCGCGCCCACCCGCGCGCCGGGGCCGCCGCCTGCGACACCTGGCGCGGCCTGCCGCTGCGCCCGGCCAGCACCGCGCTGCTGCTCAACGTCTTCGCGCCCCGGCAGCCGGCCGAGTTCCACCGCGTCCTGGCCGCCTCGGGCGCCCTGGTCGTCGTCACCCCCACCGCCCGCCACCTCGCCGAACTGGTCACCGCCCTGGACCTGGTCACCGTCGACGCGCGCAAGGAGGAGCGGCTGGAGGAGGGCCTGGCCGACCACTTCTCCCGCGCCCACCGCGAGGAGCTGGAGGTCGTCCTGCGCCTGGCCCCCGACCAGGCCCGCGCGCTGGTGGCCATGGGCCCCAGCGCCCGGCACCTGGACGCGGGCGGCCTCGACGCCCGGCTCGCGGCCCTGCCCGACCCCGTCGAGGTCACCGCCTCGTTCGCCCTCTCGGTGCACCGGCCCCGGTAG
- the treZ gene encoding malto-oligosyltrehalose trehalohydrolase translates to MTTREGDPFEVWAPACGRVRVRVGGTDHPLRPVGGGWWRSAVTARTGDDYAFLLDDDPTPLPDPRSLHQPSGVHGPSRVYDHAAHTWGDSAWTGRALPGSVLYELHVGTFTPEGTLDAAIGRLDHLVDLGVDLVELMPVNAFGGADHGWGYDGVLWGAVHEPYGGPDALKRFVDACHRRGLGVLLDVVYNHLGPDGAYLPRFGPYFAGETAWGPSLNLDGPGSDEVRRYVIANATGWLRDFHLDGLRLDAVHALRDSRARHLLSELSAEVDALAAGLRRPLSLIAESDLNDPRMVAPREAGGHGMAAQWSDDLHHALHCALTGEDHGYYADFRPPEVLAHVLRRVFLHDGRYSSFRGRAHGAPVDTAATPGHRFLAYLQNHDQVGNRARGDRMAAGTSTGLLACGAALVLCSPYTPMIFMGEEWAAATPWPFFASFTDPDLADGVRRGRRREFAAMGWAEEDVPDPIDPRTRERAVLCWDEPERPPHKAVLGLYRDLIALRRARPELADPRLDRFAVDADPDGRGLVLHRGGLRVACNLGDAERELGLDRPARRVLLASAPDEALAGGAVVRLPAESFAVVETGEPTRHDRS, encoded by the coding sequence GTGACAACGCGCGAGGGGGATCCGTTCGAGGTCTGGGCGCCCGCCTGCGGGCGGGTGCGGGTGCGGGTGGGCGGGACCGACCACCCCCTGCGCCCCGTCGGCGGCGGCTGGTGGCGCTCGGCCGTCACCGCACGCACCGGCGACGACTACGCCTTCCTGCTGGACGACGACCCCACACCCCTGCCCGACCCCCGCTCGCTGCACCAGCCCTCCGGCGTGCACGGCCCCTCCCGCGTCTACGACCACGCCGCCCACACCTGGGGCGACTCCGCCTGGACCGGCCGCGCGCTGCCCGGGTCGGTCCTCTACGAACTGCACGTGGGCACCTTCACCCCCGAGGGCACCCTGGACGCCGCGATCGGCCGCCTGGACCACCTGGTCGACCTGGGCGTGGACCTGGTGGAGCTGATGCCGGTCAACGCCTTCGGCGGCGCCGACCACGGATGGGGCTACGACGGAGTGCTGTGGGGTGCCGTGCACGAGCCCTACGGCGGTCCCGACGCCCTCAAGCGGTTCGTGGACGCCTGCCACCGGCGCGGCCTGGGCGTGCTGCTCGACGTCGTGTACAACCACCTCGGCCCGGACGGCGCCTACCTGCCCCGCTTCGGCCCCTACTTCGCGGGCGAGACCGCCTGGGGCCCCTCCCTCAACCTCGACGGCCCCGGCTCCGACGAGGTCCGCCGCTACGTGATCGCCAACGCCACCGGCTGGCTGCGCGACTTCCACCTCGACGGCCTGCGGCTGGACGCCGTGCACGCGCTCCGCGACTCCCGCGCACGCCACCTGCTCAGCGAGCTGAGCGCCGAGGTCGACGCGCTGGCGGCGGGCCTGCGCCGCCCGCTCAGCCTCATCGCGGAGTCCGACCTCAACGACCCCCGCATGGTCGCCCCGCGCGAGGCCGGGGGCCACGGCATGGCCGCCCAGTGGTCCGACGACCTCCACCACGCCCTGCACTGCGCCCTCACCGGCGAGGACCACGGCTACTACGCCGACTTCCGCCCGCCCGAGGTGCTGGCGCACGTGCTGCGCCGGGTGTTCCTGCACGACGGCCGCTACTCCAGCTTCCGCGGCCGCGCCCACGGCGCGCCGGTCGACACCGCCGCCACCCCCGGCCACCGGTTCCTGGCCTACCTGCAGAACCACGACCAGGTAGGCAACCGCGCCCGGGGCGACCGCATGGCGGCGGGCACCTCCACCGGCCTGCTGGCCTGCGGCGCCGCGCTGGTGCTGTGCTCGCCCTACACCCCGATGATCTTCATGGGCGAGGAGTGGGCGGCCGCCACGCCCTGGCCCTTCTTCGCCTCGTTCACCGACCCCGACCTGGCCGACGGCGTGCGCCGGGGGAGGCGCCGGGAGTTCGCCGCGATGGGATGGGCGGAGGAGGACGTCCCCGACCCCATCGACCCCCGGACCCGGGAGAGGGCGGTGCTGTGCTGGGACGAACCCGAGCGCCCGCCGCACAAGGCCGTCCTCGGCCTCTACCGCGACCTGATCGCGCTGCGCCGGGCCCGGCCCGAACTCGCCGACCCCCGCCTGGACCGCTTCGCCGTCGACGCCGACCCCGACGGCCGCGGCCTCGTGCTGCACCGGGGCGGCCTGCGCGTGGCCTGCAACCTGGGCGACGCCGAGCGCGAGCTCGGCCTGGACCGCCCGGCGCGCCGCGTGCTGCTGGCCTCGGCGCCTGATGAGGCACTGGCGGGGGGCGCGGTGGTGCGCCTGCCGGCGGAGTCCTTCGCCGTGGTCGAGACCGGGGAGCCGACCCGGCATGACCGGAGTTGA